Part of the Capricornis sumatraensis isolate serow.1 chromosome 9, serow.2, whole genome shotgun sequence genome, attaggataaaatagcatttttttcttgatgCAAAATTCACATAAGATAAAATTCACTATTTTGACCATTATAAAAGGTTCAATTCCATGCATCTAGTACATTCACAATACTGTATAGTCACCACATCTCCTCTGTCTGGTTTCAAGATATTTTCATCATCTGAAAGGAGTAAAGTACCCAATAGCAGTCACTCTCTGTTTCCCACTCCACCCTCCATCTCGTGAATCTctctctatggatttacctattctgcacatttcatataaatgaaaatatatagtaTGGATGTTTTGTGTCTGGCTCCCttcatttagcatgttttcaaagTTGGTTCATGTTGGAGTATATATCAGTGCTTCATTCGTTTTTATGACCCAATAATATTCCTTATTATGATACctcattttatttacccattcatctgttaatagatatttggattgtttcccaAATATTCAACTTCTGGCAATTATGGACAGTGTCACTACAAAGAATCATGTACAAGtatctgttttcaattcttttgggtacatATCtaagcatgagatggctggatcatataATAATTTGAGGTTTAATTTATtgactattttccacagtggctgcaccattttacatttccaacaCACTGTATAAGGATTTCAATTATCTCACATCTTCaccaaaactttttattttccattgtttcaTATTCGTGtaatcctagtgggtgtgaaatgGTATTGAAAGGTTGTTGGTGAACGAAaagatgccgggattcttggcatccggaagagaagaattcaatctggggccagaaatgaggcttgatcactcagaggtTTTGTGtgacaaagttttattaaagtataaaggagatagagaaatttTCTGACATAGGTATCAGaatggggcagaaagagtacccccctgctagtcttcagctggatgttatatagtcactagcagtctgttaatgaaaggaaagaatgtcttaaaactcagaatggcaccaagCCCCTCACCCGTAAGatttattttgggataatcttggcaccagatgggccataaaacgattgacttgaatcttatagaaaggcagattaccatacaaatagttcgTTTACATaaattaggggaacaatatctgagtataacatactggtttgtcaagtaggttctgagccattaggtggaactgacttgaagacagagtttggggtaaatgcataatacattagcatagcttaagacaaacatttccataagaaaagtgcattggttaactcaaggtttgagaatagttaccTTCAgatgaaaccaggtgtcattatggcaacacagtattttagaagaaacctccttttaaatttgtatagagaagaaaaaaatatcgctagtttgtttcctcctgccgcttaagagagataaaaatgtctgacacttgcagcctatttcctccgtttggagacccctggccttcctgcctgttaccctctcagtatcACATTCAgacattgatttgcatttcaataatctctacgtcaaggctgtatattgtcacccggcttatttaactaaaatatgcagaagacatcatgagaaacgctggactggaagaaacacaagctggaatcaagattgccaggagaaatatcaataacctcagatatgcagatgacgccacccttatgacagaaagtgaagaagaactaaaaagcctcctgatgaaagtgaaagaggagagtgaaaaagttggcttaaagctcaacattcagaaaatgaagatcatggcatctggtcccctcacttcatgggaaatagatggagaaacagtggaaacagtgtcagactttatttttgggaggctccaaaatcactgcagatggtgactacagccatgaaattaaaagacgcttactccttggaagaaaagttatgatcaacctagatagcatattcaaaagcagagacattactttgccgactaaggtccatctagtcaaggctatggtttttccagtagtcatgtatggatgtgagagttggactgtgaagaaggctgagcgctgaagaattgatgcttttgaactgtggtgttggagaagactcttgagagtccctgggactgcaaggagatccaaccactccattctaaaggagatcagccctgggatttctctggaaggaatgatgctaaagctgaaactccagtactttggccacctcatgcgaagagttgactcattggaaatgactttgatgctgggagggattgggggcaggagaagggaacgacagaagatgagatggctggatggcatcattgactcgatggacatgaatctgagtgaactcccggagttggtgatggacagggagacctggcgtgctgcgattcatagggtcgcaaagagtcggacacgattgagtgactgaactgagctgagctgaactgaacctctaATCATGTTGAACATCCTTTCGTGTGCTTGGTAGTCAGTAAAACAGCATTTTTAAAGGGGATTACATGATGTAATTGTAATACATTCAGATGTAAAGCCAAATTTTTACTGGTATAAGGattacatatacatttaaaatgtggcAATATGTGTGAGAGGATATGAACAGTGATTACTTTGATATGCTTGGGCTATGGACATGATGtttacttcttattttttattcacattttcttcTATGATAAGGTATCATTTAGGGTAcaagataaacattttaaataagctttctgaaggcaaagaaaaacaaatgtgattTTCAGCTCAGAATATATTAAATACTTGCTCTTTTTATGTTACAGGGTTTCTTTCTTATTAGTTAGCCATTAAGTCTTCTGTCCCCAACTTGTAGACTCCTGAAAGGGTCTGAGACTAGGACTCTGCCCCAGGATTCCCTGCAGCCTGAGTCGTGGGGCAGGGGGTGCCTAGTCCTGGGACAGCTACTGTCCCAGGTGTTGAAGGAAGTGGTCCCACTCCTGCCACATCCAGCTTCTCTGACTAATGTGAACCTGCTTGATCTCCACTTCCTAGAACAGCAAGACAAAAATGAAATCCTGGGTCATGTCTCTGTGAaggaaaaaagttgttttttcaGTATCTAACTTCACGTCAGCTTCACATTAAAGCCCCTGGCAACTGTGTAATAGATGTAACTATGGGgattctttttttactttctgactCTTCTACTGATAGTTTTCCACCTGTCTCAAAACTTAAATATGACTTGTATGACTTTGAACCATTTTAATTTGAGAAACTGATGCATaaacaaaggaggaaatgaaCTTTTATTGAGTACTGATGCTTACAAGATATTGAGTCAGTCACTTTGCACATGCTTGTTTATTCAGTCTCCACAACAGTGCAATGACGTGGCTTCTATTATGTAATATAAAATGAGGCTTTGAGAGAGAAACGATTTCCCCCAAACAAaacagctagtaaatggcagaCTGGGATGGTGACCTTGGTAGTACAATAGCAGGGAGTGAATCTGACCCTGGCTGCATCAAGCTCTGTGGTCAACCTTCCCTAACGAGTAGTCTTACCCTCATGACTCAGGCTGGAGCTCCAGCTACCACATCAGTGTTCCCTCCCACACACATTCCTCCTATCTCCCAAGTTCACAGCCACGCCGGTCCTGTTGAACCTAGAAAGTACCAAGCGCCCCTGCTGGCTCTTGATGAGAGTGACCACATAATTTTTATTCCTGGGAATTTTCAGGGAGGTGGCTAGACTGGGGGAGGATTCCAGGAGAGAAGGGGCTGCTGTGTCATTGCTGGCCTGCGCTCAGAGGCTCCACCCGCAGCCAAAGTCCGCCCTCCGCACGCAGGATCAGCTCTGGCTTCCGGCGAGGCTCCTCACCCGGCAGGACGCGGAAGCGCAGTAGCGTGAGCGCCAGGATCACCTTCATCTCCGTCATGGCAAACGTCTGCCCGATGCAGTTCCTGCGGGCCAGAGTGAGGTCTCTGACTGTGCTGGGAACCTTTATCCAGGCCCCATCGCTCCTAGAATCTAGCTCacaactcccacccccacccacggTGATAGAGAATACGAACGTTGCCTGAGACCCCTACATAGGCTTGACTATCTGAGCCTGACTGAAAACCCAGTCAGGGACACAGACCAGCAGGCAGGGAAACAGGACTCCCAGCACAATGTAGACCCCCTCCTTGGACCCACTATCATTCCCCAAACACTTTCCTATAACttccaggggaggggagggaaggagagccaAAACTCTGACCATCTTCATTTTTCCCACTCCCCTGCCAGAGAGTCATGTCTGGAATCTCAGTCCCAGAACCCCCAACACGCCATCCCATCCCTACCTCAGATGCCCACTACCCTCACCTGGGTCCCACTGAGAAGGGAATAAAAGCCAGAGGTGACCTCCCCTTGATGTTTTCTGGCTCGAAGCGGAAGGGGTCATAGACCTGGGGGCAAGACAAGACAAGGCTATTGGGTGGGATCTCCCAAGGATCTGCTTCCTTGGAGAAGCAGATGTGTGTATAATGGGAGGGAGGTGATGTCTGATTTGCCAACCAGAATTCTGTAGTCTCCCCCGGGCCTCTCAATGGGAATGGACAGGGATGATGGAGGTATGGCGTGGGGGAGGCATCACCTCAGGGTCTGGCCACACAGATGGGTTGTGGTGGGTCCCAACAATATTGATGAGGCAGATAACACCTGTGGAACAAGAGAGGGCAGCAGAACTAGGTCCTCACTGCCTCATTGGCCCCTCTTTCTCACCAGGAAGCTCCTCCCCTAGTCATTGTGAGTACCTTTGGGGATGACCCGGCCATCTGGAAGCAAAGTGTCCTGGGTATAGCGGCGAGAGATGGCCGTGACTGGGGGGTGCAATCGCAGACTCTCCTTGATGCACATGGTCAGGAAGGGCAACTGGGCCAGGTCGTCCCTAAGTAACCCCCAGACAATTATCCAGGGAGCAAAAAGAGACACACCACCAGCCCTCCTGGTGCCCCATAAGATCCTCTCTGCCCAGAACAAAATCACAGATGGATCCAATATCTCCAAACTCATTAAGTCATATACATAAATGATACAGCTTTTTCTTTGTCCCTTGTCCCTCAATTAAATGTTATAAAGATAGAAAGAAAAGCAGTATCACAGAAGAACCAGACAAAATTGAGTCTGATGTTTTCAGAATCTTTTCTGAGCAACATACCCAAAATCCAgccataaaaatattcaaaaacttgtataaaaatatattattctttaCATCAAGAACAAAATCAAAAGGTAGATAAGTaagaagcaaaagaaacagattcaattTTTACTCTTATTTATTACTGCACTACAGACATTAGTTAATGCAACtagatgggggcagggaggagagaaataTCATTTGAATGTGGGGGTAAATGTGTCATTTTTGGTAGATAGcgattttatatttagaaaataagagaattcACTAGAAAACTTCTATACACTTTGAAGACAAGATCCAGTAAGGGGGACTGAGTTTTTTCCCTAATCCTCTTCATTTTGTGTAGTGATTTAAATTCTTAATAAATGGTACAGTTAACTAGTTCAAAATTAGAAAACTACACACTCTTATAGCCCAACACTCATTTCCCCTCCTCACTGTTTCCCTAAGTAACTTTGTTTTATGTATCCTTCCAGGGAGAGTgtattgcattttaaaagttatatagtGTTCATAGCATGCTGTATAATGTACACCCTGGTCTGTATCTTTTTCATGTAACGGTATATCAGTGTCTTCTTGTACAGCTCCTGGACTTGCATCAAGAATAGGGCCTTCTCTTCTGCAGAACTACAAATAATTTCCCATGGCTTCCTCTAGAGCCTTTGtgcctgtgcatgctcagtcactcagtcgtgtcctactctttgcgacctcatgaacagtagcccgccaggttcctctgtccatgggattctccaggcaggaatactagagtgggtcaccattttctgctccaggggatcttctccacccagagacagaacccatgtctcctgcatctcttgcattggcaggtggattcttcaccactgtgccacctgggaagccctctggagcctttaagattcatttattttatattttatgtctttgattcatgtcgatgttaCGTTCATATAAGACGAGAAAGAGGTTGGATTCATTTTTTCCATCTAGCGCTCCAGTTGTTACAAGAGCTTTTATgaaacaggctttatttttcctaTTGATATGACACTCTATATGTAGTGTTACCATGCTCACTGGGCAAGAAATTTATATCCATACATTATTAACTTTCCTAtgagaaataatagaaaagatggtgatgatatCAAATACCTGGTTTAAATGTAGCAAGAAATGGTAGTGTCTGTATGCCACATGAACATATAGATGTTTCTCCATCCAGGTAGAATATATGACTCACCATAGCAACGAGAGTATTCAAAGGTTAATTTAACAAAATGTGCATATGGTCTCCATGCTAAAATCTCAGACTATAGTTAaactatattattttaatatccaAAATTGGTTATCCACTCCACACTCTGGAGTAGTGTGTGTTGATATTATTAATTAATCTACCTTACACAGTCAGTCACATGTACAAATCaaacccctccctccctcctgcctctcacTTCCCTTCTCCCCTACACCCTCTTactctccatctcttcattttggCCAGGCTATTTCTTGACCATAGAGCACCTCAAATGCACCTCAAAATATCTACTGCTCATCTTGGAAGATCTAAGTTGAGGACATTTTTTCCAACTTTGATTTTCCTCTCTAAATCAAAACCCCTCCCTGGCCATCTACACTGGAAGTGTTCTGACCTGGGACTATTCCTCACCAGGCTGAGAGGTCCTGGAAGGCAAGACTGGGTCTGGTCCTTCCTGAGTCTCCAAGACACAGAATGGGACTTAGAAGAATTGGAGATATCATAGAactgagaagagggaggcagtgtACCAGTGTTTGTTGAATGGGGACTGGATGGAGGAAGATGCGGGTATCCCTGGACAAGTGGTGAATGACTTTAGTCCCTAAGGGTTCTATGTGAATCCTGGACTAAATAATATGAGGATAAAAGGGGCAGGAGGTCAGCAAACACTCATGGAGTGAAGATGTGTGAAAACATGTGATTTTTAGAGAGAAAGGTAACAGAGTAGAGGGGAAGTTCACATACTGAATATGTGCTAAGTAGCAACATCTGCCCTCCCACATTGTCACCAGTTATCTCAGAAATCCAAGTTTCTGTCCCCAAAGCCAGAAAACTTTGCCCTGCTATCCATGCTGAGTAACAGATCCAGCTTCTGAGCTTTCCTACTATTCCCACTAAGTAACAACGACAAGATCCACACAAAATTTCCCTTATCCTCAGCCAGGAAACAGAGTCAATGCGAGGGGTTCAGGAGCACACCATGAGGACTTGCACTCACCACTCAATCTCTTTAGACTCACGGTCCCTCAGAAGGTCTTGCACTTCTTGTCGGCAGCGCTCCTGGTATTCTGGGTGCTTTGCAAGGTTGTATAGGACCCAGGAGAGACCACTAGCTGTGGTGTCATGGCCTGAGGAATATCCAGAAAGGTTTGGATCTCTGGGCTACTTCAGCACCAGAGAGTGGACAATACCCTCCCAtagggaggatggggaggggttGAGTGGTCCAAGGTCCCCTTGGCAACATCCTGGAGTAGAGAGACCCAGCCTTCTAAGTAGTCCCATACTGGGACTCTCACCCTCAAACATGAAGGTGTCAGCTTCAGCCCGGATATCTTCGTCTGATAATCCCTTCCCATCTTCATCCTGGAGAGAAAGCAAAATCCCCAGAATCACACTAGCTCATAGTCCCTGAGCCTAAACTGCAACAACCTCTGAATCTCCATCATATATCCAGAAACCCAAGCCCACTCTGAACTCCTAGACCTCTTATGCCCACTCCAGatgtctctatttctttgcctccTATGTTGTGCCTGGTGATAGGAATCAATGATCCAttagtatttttatgttttgacaTGATAAgggattttggagaaaaaaagttAATGTCCACCTGGGTTGCAGGATCATCAACTAGCAACTTGTTTTGTAAGCTAGAGATTGAGCATTGTCCCCAAAGACATCTGCTCACAGGCTCGGTGATTAAATCCAAAGATCTTTTTATCCTAGAGATAGGGAATGGGTATTAAACCTATAAAATCATAGACTGCTTTCTCACCAAAGATGATTTATTTAAGCTCCAAAcaatctctctcttttcttctctcctctctccctctctttctctgtcttcttatGCCTATCCATATACCTTTCCCTACCCACTATAGGGAAGAAGGGGCAGAAGTATTAGCTGTCCTGTATGGGTTCCAAATTTCAAAATCTGGAGGTAATTCTGCTGTGATGCCAGCATGGCTGCACGTACAGATAAAAGCATCATGGTGCCCTCAAAGGAATTTGCAAATGGAGAACCAGAGCTAAGTTCTACTCTGACTACTGAAATTAATGCTTTGCTCTGATCCAAGGTTCTGCATACATAcaatacacagagagagagattaaCTTATCAACTTTGAAATAGACTAAAATCTCAGGCCCTTGACAGTTTTAGCAGTCCCTGCAGACAGTATTCCACACAATCATCTGTAAAACTTTTATCTGACCCATACTTCCCTTCCTCAAGCACCTTCTATGACTCCCCAGTACCCTCTGTATCTTATTTAGGTTCTCTGATCAGATCAAAGTCCATTTTACTTCCTAAACTCAGATCCCAGAGGAACCCACCTTGGTCAACAGAAGCACATCGATGAAGTCCAAAGTCTTGGTCTTCGCCTTGGCCTTGAGGAAATCATCAGTACCCTCACTGGGAAGGGTGTGGCGCCGCTCCTGAATGACTGCATCTGTGAAGTCGTGTACCAGGCGGCAGGCCCTGCGGAAGCGCCACCAGTCTGGGGTGAGGAAGTACAGAGAGTCCATGTGCAAGAAGATCTGCTGGTTCCGCTTTGCCACAAGTGCACTGAGCTCCAAGACGGTGGCAATATATTCACTGGGCTTCCTGAAGGATGAGAGCATGAAGGGAAGCCACCACTTAAAATACAGGAAGCCCAGAAGCTGCGGGCTACCTCCCTTCAGGAAGCTGCAGCTCCAGAAACAGATGGTTCACAGATACAGTGTAGGGATGAGCCAGGAGATGTGACTCTTCAAACTCCTCTCAACCCACATCCCATCTCCGTGAGCTGCCTCCATGTCCCAGGCACCTAGAGCACAGCTTAGACATCAGGCTTCTCTCCTTTCTCACCCTGT contains:
- the LOC138086075 gene encoding cytochrome P450 4F2-like, whose translation is MLELSLSWLGLGPVAASPWLLLLLLGASWLLARVLAWIYAFYDNSRRLRCFPQPPKRNWFLGHMGQYPPTEKGMRDFTQLVAKYPQGFRICLGPAIPIIIFCHPDMIRTVANASAAAAPKDVIFYDFLKPWLGDGLLLSAGDKWSRHRRMLTPAFHFNILKPYMKIFTKSADIMHAKWQRLITEGHTHLDMFEHISLMTLDSLQKCVFSYDSNCQEKPSEYIATVLELSALVAKRNQQIFLHMDSLYFLTPDWWRFRRACRLVHDFTDAVIQERRHTLPSEGTDDFLKAKAKTKTLDFIDVLLLTKDEDGKGLSDEDIRAEADTFMFEGHDTTASGLSWVLYNLAKHPEYQERCRQEVQDLLRDRESKEIEWDDLAQLPFLTMCIKESLRLHPPVTAISRRYTQDTLLPDGRVIPKGVICLINIVGTHHNPSVWPDPEVYDPFRFEPENIKGRSPLAFIPFSVGPRNCIGQTFAMTEMKVILALTLLRFRVLPGEEPRRKPELILRAEGGLWLRVEPLSAGQQ